One genomic region from Vicia villosa cultivar HV-30 ecotype Madison, WI unplaced genomic scaffold, Vvil1.0 ctg.000352F_1_1_1, whole genome shotgun sequence encodes:
- the LOC131627247 gene encoding receptor-like protein EIX2, with protein sequence MLRFTSQIPIIWLLLLLLLSTTIFERCNSKQLANCNEKDRSALLHFKHAVDSPSSNRLSSWSINDKDCCSWKGVQCDNTTGRVTALDLHQQYLEGEINLYSLFQIQSLTYLDLSLNGFTTLSSFNQSGDYNYNLSNIQYLDLSFNDDLHLDNLNWLSKFSSLKSLNLSQINLQNQTNWFHTMDMLHASLLELRLSSCHLTNIFPSTNHVSFTKSLVTLDLSANYFDSELPAWLFDLGSDSNISHIDLSFNMLQGQIPKSLLSLTKLEFLRLSNNELNGSIPDWLGQHQNLKYLNLAENLFHGSIPSSLGNLFSLVDLSVGSNFLTGNIPSTIGKLFNLKSLFIGGNSLSGGLSEEHFSNLSNLETLVLSAPISFDIDSKWIPPFQLQGISLSNTILGPKFPAWIYTQKSLQFLEVPNSRLSSIDGDTFWRFVANITQLNLSNNNISADLSNVTLNSKLIFMDHNNFKGGLPHISANVIYLDLSHNSFFGTISPLFCHKIGRQNSLDYLDISSNLLTGKIPDCWEYWKGLSFLFMESNMLTGELPPSMDSFIDLIILDLHNNTLSGNFSLDLTNLKNLEFIHIGENNFSGTLPVKMPHGMEVMILRSNQFEGNIPPELCNISSLIQLDLSHNKLSGPIPKCINKITGMGGEKKTSHYPFEFNLYAKGRDLQYLDYGLLRTLDLSANSLSGEIPPQVFSLVQLQILNLSRNHLTGKIAKEIGDMKHLESLDLSNNELNGEIPTTISTVSFLSLLNVSNNYLVGQIPVGTQLQSFDVSCYDGNPGLCGAPLPRCYHESNPQGQHNDIDKDNSFTQSLYFGMGVGFAVGFWSICGSLFLNSAWRHTYFRFISHVVGSSNRCK encoded by the coding sequence ATGTTAAGGTTCACTTCACAAATTCCCATTATTTGGCTTCTGCTACTATTGCTGCTATCTACAACAATATTTGAAAGGTGCAATAGTAAGCAGCTTGCTAATTGTAATGAGAAAGATCGTTCTGCATTGCTACACTTCAAACATGCCGTCGACAGTCCTTCCTCCAATAGGCTTTCCTCGTGGTCTATCAACGATAAAGATTGCTGTTCGTGGAAGGGAGTTCAATGTGACAACACCACTGGAAGAGTTACAGCACTTGATCTTCACCAACAATACTTGGAAGGTGAAATCAACTTGtactctttgtttcaaattcaatctTTGACCTACTTGGATTTGAGCTTGAATGGCTTTACAACTCTAAGTAGTTTCAATCAATCAGGTGATTATAATTACAACTTGTCTAATATTCAGTACCTAGACTTGTCCTTCAATGATGATCTTCACTTGGATAATCTTAATTGGCTTTCCAAATTCTCTTCATTGAAATCTCTCAACCTTAGTCAAATTAACcttcaaaatcaaacaaactgGTTTCACACCATGGATATGCTGCATGCTTCACTGTTAGAGCTGAGATTGTCAAGTTGTCATTTGACCAATATATTTCCGTCCACTAACCATGTGAGTTTTACTAAATCCCTTGTAACCCTTGATCTCTCAGCAAACTATTTTGATTCTGAATTACCTGCTTGGCTGTTTGATCTCGGCAGCGATTCAAATATCTCCCATATTGACCTTAGTTTCAATATGTTACAAGGCCAAATACCCAAGAGCTTGTTAAGTCTTACAAAACTTGAATTTTTAAGGCTGAGTAACAATGAACTAAATGGATCTATTCCGGACTGGTTAGGACAACATCAAAATTTGAAATATCTTAATCTTGCCGAAAATTTGTTTCACGGTTCAATCCCTTCATCTCTTGGAAATCTCTTTTCCTTGGTTGATTTAAGTGTCGGCTCCAATTTTCTGACTGGTAATATTCCATCCACCATTGGAAAACTCTTTAATTTGAAGAGTTTGTTCATTGGAGGGAATTCCTTGTCAGGTGGTCTATCTGAAGAACATTTCTCCAATCTCTCTAACTTAGAAACACTAGTCTTGAGCGCACCTATTTCATTCGATATAGATTCTAAATGGATTCCTCCATTTCAATTGCAAGGGATAAGTTTAAGCAATACAATTCTAGGTCCTAAGTTTCCAGCATGGATATATACACAAAAGTCACTACAATTTCTTGAGGTCCCTAACTCTAGATTATCATCCATAGATGGAGATACATTTTGGAGATTTGTAGCTAATATTACACAACTTAACCTGTCTAACAACAACATCAGTGCAGACTTATCAAATGTCACACTAAACTCAAAACTTATTTTTATGGACCACAATAATTTCAAAGGAGGGCTCCCACATATATCAGCAAATGTCATCTATTTGGATTTGTCACACAATTCTTTCTTTGGAACCATTTCTCCTCTGTTCTGCCACAAAATAGGTAGGCAAAACAGTTTGGATTATTTGGACATTTCGTCCAATCTTTTAACTGGAAAAATTCCTGATTGTTGGGAGTATTGGAAGGGCCTATCTTTCCTTTTCATGGAGAGTAATATGCTGACCGGTGAACTTCCTCCATCCATGGACTCGTTTATCGATCTCATAATACTGGATTTGCATAACAACACCTTGTCGGGTAATTTTTCATTGGACCTGACAAACTTAAAAAATTTGGAATTCATTCATATTGGAGAAAACAATTTCTCTGGAACTTTACCAGTGAAGATGCCACATGGTATGGAAGTGATGATATTAAGATCCAACCAGTTTGAAGGAAACATTCCACCAGAGCTTTGCAATATCTCTTCACTTATACAATTGGATCTTTCACACAATAAACTTTCGGGGCCTATTCCCAAATGCATAAATAAAATCACTGGCATGGGCGGAGAAAAGAAAACAAGTCATTATCCATTTGAGTTTAATTTGTATGCAAAAGGGCGAGATTTACAGTATTTAGACTATGGATTGTTGAGAACTCTAGACCTTTCAGCTAACAGCTTATCAGGTGAAATCCCCCCACAAGTTTTCAGTCTAGTTCAACTCCAGATATTGAACTTGTCTCGAAATCATTTGACAGGAAAGATAGCAAAAGAGATTGGAGACATGAAACATTTGGAATCTCTTGATCTTTCCAACAATGAACTGAATGGAGAAATTCCTACTACCATTTCAACTGTGTCTTTCTTGAGCTTGTTGAATGTGTCAAACAATTACCTTGTTGGACAAATCCCAGTTGGCACTCAGCTTCAGAGTTTTGATGTTTCCTGCTATGATGGGAATCCTGGACTCTGTGGAGCTCCTCTACCAAGATGTTACCATGAGTCGAACCCACAAGGACAACACAATGATATTGACAAGGATAATTCTTTTACACAGTCACTTTACTTTGGGATGGGTGTAGGATTTGCAGTCGGTTTCTGGAGTATTTGTGGTTCTCTATTCCTCAACAGTGCTTGGAGGCACACTTATTTTCGGTTCATTAGTCATGTTGTAGGGTCTTCCAACCGATGTAAGTGA
- the LOC131627217 gene encoding receptor-like protein EIX2 isoform X2: MLRFTSQIPIIWLLLLLLLSTTIFERGNSTQFANCNEMDRSALLNFKHAVDSPSSNRLSSWSINDKDCCSWKGVQCDNTTGRVTALDLHQQYLEGEINLHSLFQLQSLTYLDLSLNGFTTLSSFNQSGDYNHNLSNIQYLDLSFNDDLHLDNLNWLSKFSSLKSLNLSQINLQNQTNWFHTMDVLHVSLLELRLSSCHLTNIFPSTKHVSFTKSLVTLDLSANYFDSELPDWLFNLGSDSNISHIDLSFNMLQGQIPKSVLSLTKLEFLRLSNNVLNGSIPDWLGQHQNLKYLNLVENLFHGSIPSSLGNLSSLVDLSVGSDFLTGNIPSTIGKLFNLKSLFIRGHLLSGVLSEEHFSNLSNLETLVLSAPISFDIVSKWIPPFQLQGISLSSTNLGPKFPTWIYTQRSLEYLEFPNSRVSSIDGDTFWRFVSNITQLNLSYNDIDADLSNVTLNSEIIFMDNNNFRGGIPHISENVALLDLHQNSLVGTISPLFCHKIGISFLYLQSNMLTGELPPSMGSLIDLEILDLHDNNLSGNFSLFLSGLTNLEFINIGGNNFSGTLPVKMPHGMEVMILRSNQFEGNIPPQLCNISSLLQLDLSHNKLSGPIPKCINNIHGMGGAETTSHYPFEFNLYNKGQELAYRDYGLLRTLDLSANSLSGEIPTQVFSLVQLQILNLSRNHLTGKIAKEIGDMKHLESLDLSNNELNGEIPTTISTLSFLEFLNLSNNYLVGQIPVGTQLQSFDFSCYDGNPGLCGAPLPICYNESNQQGEHNDIDNENSFTQSLYFGMGVGFAVGFWSICGPLFLIRAWRHTYFRFISHVVSAWKHTYFRFISHVVGSSN; this comes from the exons ATGTTAAGGTTCACTTCACAAATTCCCATTATTTGGCTTCTACTACTATTGCTTCTATCTACAACAATATTTGAAAGGGGCAATAGTACACAGTTTGCTAATTGTAATGAGATGGATCGTTCTGCATTGCTCAACTTCAAACATGCCGTGGACAGTCCTTCCTCCAACAGGCTTTCCTCGTGGTCTATCAACGATAAAGATTGCTGTTCATGGAAGGGAGTTCAATGTGACAACACCACTGGAAGAGTTACAGCACTTGATCTTCACCAACAATACTTGGAAGGTGAAATCAACTTGCACTCTTTGTTTCAACTTCAATCTTTGACCTACTTGGATTTGAGCTTGAATGGCTTTACAACTCTAAGTAGTTTCAATCAATCAGGTGATTATAATCATAACTTGTCTAATATTCAGTACCTAGACTTGTCCTTCAATGATGATCTTCATTTGGATAATCTTAATTGGCTTTCCAAATTCTCTTCATTGAAATCTCTCAACCTCAGTCAAATTAACcttcaaaatcaaacaaactgGTTTCACACCATGGATGTGCTGCATGTATCACTGTTAGAGCTGAGATTGTCAAGTTGTCATTTGACCAATATCTTTCCATCCACTAAGCATGTGAGTTTTACTAAATCCCTTGTAACCCTTGATCTCTCAGCTAACTATTTTGATTCTGAATTACCTGATTGGCTGTTTAATCTCGGCAGCGATTCAAATATTTCCCATATTGACCTTAGTTTCAACATGTTACAAGGCCAAATCCCCAAGAGCGTGTTAAGTCTTACAAAACTTGAGTTTTTAAGGCTGAGTAACAATGTACTAAATGGATCTATTCCTGATTGGTTAGGGCAgcatcaaaatttaaaatatcttAATCTAGTTGAGAATTTGTTTCACGGTTCTATCCCTTCATCTCTTGGAAATCTCTCTTCCTTGGTTGATTTAAGTGTCGGCTCGGATTTTCTAACTGGTAATATTCCGTCCACCATTGGAAAACTCTTTAATTTGAAGAGTTTGTTCATTAGAGGACATTTATTGTCAGGTGTTCTATCTGAAGAACATTTCTCCAATCTCTCTAACTTAGAAACACTTGTCTTAAGTGCACCTATTTCATTTGATATAGTTTCTAAATGGATTCCTCCATTTCAATTGCAAGGGATAAGTTTAAGCAGTACAAATCTAGGTCCTAAGTTTCCAACATGGATATATACACAGAGGTCACTAGAATATCTTGAGTTTCCTAACTCTAGAGTTTCCTCCATAGATGGAGACACGTTTTGGAGATTTGTATCTAATATTACACAGCTTAACTTATCATACAACGACATCGATGCAGATTTATCAAATGTCACGCTAAACTCAGAAATTATATTTATGGACAATAATAATTTCAGAGGAGGGATCCCGCATATATCAGAAAATGTTGCCCTTTTGGATTTACATCAAAATTCTTTGGTTGGAACCATTTCTCCTCTGTTCTGCCACAAAATTG GCATTTCTTTCCTTTACCTGCAGAGTAATATGTTGACTGGTGAACTTCCTCCATCCATGGGGTCGTTGATCGATCTAGAAATATTGGATTTGCATGACAACAACTTGTCTGGTAATTTTTCATTGTTCCTGTCAGGCTTAACAAATTTGGAATTCATTAATATTGGAGGAAACAATTTCTCTGGAACTCTACCGGTGAAAATGCCACATGGTATGGAAGTTATGATATTAAGATCCAACCAGTTTGAAGGCAACATTCCACCACAGCTGTGCAATATCTCTTCACTTTTACAATTGGATCTTTCCCACAATAAACTTTCAGGGCCTATTCCCAAATGCATAAATAATATCCACGGCATGGGCGGAGCGGAAACAACAAGTCATTATCCCTTTGAGTTCAATTTGTATAATAAAGGGCAAGAGTTAGCATATCGTGACTACGGTTTGTTGAGAACTCTAGACCTTTCAGCTAACAGCTTAtcaggtgaaatccccacacaaGTTTTCAGTCTAGTTCAACTCCAGATATTGAACTTGTCTCGAAATCATTTGACAGGAAAGATAGCAAAAGAGATTGGAGACATGAAACATTTGGAATCTCTTGATCTTTCCAACAATGAACTGAATGGAGAAATTCCTACTACCATTTCAACTCTGTCTTTCTTGGAGTTCTTGAATCTGTCAAACAATTACCTTGTTGGACAAATCCCAGTTGGCACTCAGCTTCAGAGTTTTGATTTTTCCTGCTATGATGGGAATCCTGGACTCTGTGGAGCTCCTCTACCAATATGTTATAATGAGTCAAACCAACAAGGAGAACACAATGATATTGACAACGAGAACTCTTTTACACAGTCACTTTACTTTGGGATGGGTGTGGGATTTGCAGTCGGTTTCTGGAGTATTTGTGGTCCTCTATTCCTCATCAGGGCTTGGAGGCACACTTATTTTCGGTTCATTAGTCATGTTGTAAGTGCTTGGAAGCACACATACTTTCGGTTCATTAGTCATGTTGTAGGGTCTTCCAACTGA
- the LOC131627248 gene encoding probably inactive leucine-rich repeat receptor-like protein kinase IMK2 yields the protein MLYEMTTFKVAVVLLVFLLFTPPFVHSQQLYNSNMNQMDLKALLSIKTSLTEISPTSHFFSTWNLTAPNPCSSFSGVTCYFNRVTILSLGTDSLKLAGSLPESISSLTELTQLILFPGIVTGSIPPQLAQLTKLRVISLPNNRFTGTIPSALSFLTNLHTLDLSHNQLAGSIPPGLTKLPQLRILILASNSLTGYLPENVSSPLLHLDLKNNQLTGPLPTSIPSSLRYLSLSQNRMWGPLTNGLESLSELEFLDLSMNQFVGPIPAQLFFRPTLSSLFLQRNNLSGGLPQKPENGEPSIGSSSYGQGSIVDLSHNSLTGELSTVFDGVESLFLNNNRLNGRVPEEYVNSVCRGSTRTLYLQHNYFTGIPLEKGMVMPDTASLCLLYNCMKLPATMLTCPASAGEEMSRPAAQCSVFNNGDSD from the coding sequence ATGTTATATGAAATGACAACTTTTAAGGTTGCCGTTGTTCTTCTAGTTTTTCTACTTTTCACACCCCCTTTTGTTCATTCTCAACAACTTTACAATTCAAATATGAATCAAATGGATCTCAAAGCTCTTCTTTCCATTAAAACCTCTCTTACTGAAATCTCACCCACCAGCCATTTCTTCTCCACCTGGAACCTCACTGCACCAAATCCCTGCTCCTCATTCTCCGGTGTCACTTGCTACTTCAATCGAGTCACCATTCTCTCACTCGGCACTGACTCACTCAAACTCGCCGGATCACTCCCCGAGTCCATCTCCTCACTCACTGAGCTAACCCAGCTCATCCTCTTCCCCGGAATCGTCACCGGTTCCATACCTCCCCAACTCGCTCAGCTCACCAAGCTCCGAGTCATCTCTTTGCCTAACAACCGCTTCACCGGCACTATACCCTCAGCATTGTCATTTCTTACAAATCTCCACACACTTGACCTCAGTCACAACCAACTCGCCGGGTCAATCCCACCGGGTCTTACCAAGTTGCCGCAACTCAGAATCCTAATCCTCGCTTCCAATTCCCTCACTGGCTATTTACCGGAAAACGTTTCCTCGCCGTTACTTCATTTGGACTTGAAGAACAATCAACTCACAGGACCGTTACCAACGTCAATACCGTCATCTCTCCGTTATCTTTCGTTATCACAGAACCGAATGTGGGGTCCACTTACCAACGGATTAGAGTCCCTTTCAGAGTTAGAGTTTCTTGACCTCAGCATGAACCAATTCGTTGGGCCTATTCCAGCCCAACTCTTCTTCAGGCCCACGCTCTCTTCCCTCTTCCTACAACGCAACAATCTTTCTGGTGGGCTTCCACAGAAGCCCGAAAATGGAGAACCGTCGATCGGATCCTCATCGTATGGTCAAGGATCGATAGTTGATCTGAGTCATAACTCACTTACCGGAGAACTATCAACGGTGTTTGATGGAGTTGAAagcttatttttaaataataaccgTTTGAATGGGAGAGTGCCTGAGGAGTACGTTAACAGCGTGTGCCGCGGAAGCACCAGAACACTGTATCTTCAGCATAACTACTTCACGGGTATACCGTTGGAAAAGGGAATGGTGATGCCTGACACAGCGTCGTTGTGCTTGTTGTACAACTGTATGAAGCTGCCGGCGACGATGTTGACGTGTCCGGCGAGTGCAGGCGAAGAAATGTCGAGACCAGCAGCACAGTGTTCTGTGTTTAACAATGGCGATAGTGATTAA
- the LOC131627217 gene encoding receptor-like protein EIX2 isoform X1, whose translation MLRFTSQIPIIWLLLLLLLSTTIFERGNSTQFANCNEMDRSALLNFKHAVDSPSSNRLSSWSINDKDCCSWKGVQCDNTTGRVTALDLHQQYLEGEINLHSLFQLQSLTYLDLSLNGFTTLSSFNQSGDYNHNLSNIQYLDLSFNDDLHLDNLNWLSKFSSLKSLNLSQINLQNQTNWFHTMDVLHVSLLELRLSSCHLTNIFPSTKHVSFTKSLVTLDLSANYFDSELPDWLFNLGSDSNISHIDLSFNMLQGQIPKSVLSLTKLEFLRLSNNVLNGSIPDWLGQHQNLKYLNLVENLFHGSIPSSLGNLSSLVDLSVGSDFLTGNIPSTIGKLFNLKSLFIRGHLLSGVLSEEHFSNLSNLETLVLSAPISFDIVSKWIPPFQLQGISLSSTNLGPKFPTWIYTQRSLEYLEFPNSRVSSIDGDTFWRFVSNITQLNLSYNDIDADLSNVTLNSEIIFMDNNNFRGGIPHISENVALLDLHQNSLVGTISPLFCHKIGKQNNLDYLDIHSNLLTGKIPDCWEYWKGISFLYLQSNMLTGELPPSMGSLIDLEILDLHDNNLSGNFSLFLSGLTNLEFINIGGNNFSGTLPVKMPHGMEVMILRSNQFEGNIPPQLCNISSLLQLDLSHNKLSGPIPKCINNIHGMGGAETTSHYPFEFNLYNKGQELAYRDYGLLRTLDLSANSLSGEIPTQVFSLVQLQILNLSRNHLTGKIAKEIGDMKHLESLDLSNNELNGEIPTTISTLSFLEFLNLSNNYLVGQIPVGTQLQSFDFSCYDGNPGLCGAPLPICYNESNQQGEHNDIDNENSFTQSLYFGMGVGFAVGFWSICGPLFLIRAWRHTYFRFISHVVSAWKHTYFRFISHVVGSSN comes from the coding sequence ATGTTAAGGTTCACTTCACAAATTCCCATTATTTGGCTTCTACTACTATTGCTTCTATCTACAACAATATTTGAAAGGGGCAATAGTACACAGTTTGCTAATTGTAATGAGATGGATCGTTCTGCATTGCTCAACTTCAAACATGCCGTGGACAGTCCTTCCTCCAACAGGCTTTCCTCGTGGTCTATCAACGATAAAGATTGCTGTTCATGGAAGGGAGTTCAATGTGACAACACCACTGGAAGAGTTACAGCACTTGATCTTCACCAACAATACTTGGAAGGTGAAATCAACTTGCACTCTTTGTTTCAACTTCAATCTTTGACCTACTTGGATTTGAGCTTGAATGGCTTTACAACTCTAAGTAGTTTCAATCAATCAGGTGATTATAATCATAACTTGTCTAATATTCAGTACCTAGACTTGTCCTTCAATGATGATCTTCATTTGGATAATCTTAATTGGCTTTCCAAATTCTCTTCATTGAAATCTCTCAACCTCAGTCAAATTAACcttcaaaatcaaacaaactgGTTTCACACCATGGATGTGCTGCATGTATCACTGTTAGAGCTGAGATTGTCAAGTTGTCATTTGACCAATATCTTTCCATCCACTAAGCATGTGAGTTTTACTAAATCCCTTGTAACCCTTGATCTCTCAGCTAACTATTTTGATTCTGAATTACCTGATTGGCTGTTTAATCTCGGCAGCGATTCAAATATTTCCCATATTGACCTTAGTTTCAACATGTTACAAGGCCAAATCCCCAAGAGCGTGTTAAGTCTTACAAAACTTGAGTTTTTAAGGCTGAGTAACAATGTACTAAATGGATCTATTCCTGATTGGTTAGGGCAgcatcaaaatttaaaatatcttAATCTAGTTGAGAATTTGTTTCACGGTTCTATCCCTTCATCTCTTGGAAATCTCTCTTCCTTGGTTGATTTAAGTGTCGGCTCGGATTTTCTAACTGGTAATATTCCGTCCACCATTGGAAAACTCTTTAATTTGAAGAGTTTGTTCATTAGAGGACATTTATTGTCAGGTGTTCTATCTGAAGAACATTTCTCCAATCTCTCTAACTTAGAAACACTTGTCTTAAGTGCACCTATTTCATTTGATATAGTTTCTAAATGGATTCCTCCATTTCAATTGCAAGGGATAAGTTTAAGCAGTACAAATCTAGGTCCTAAGTTTCCAACATGGATATATACACAGAGGTCACTAGAATATCTTGAGTTTCCTAACTCTAGAGTTTCCTCCATAGATGGAGACACGTTTTGGAGATTTGTATCTAATATTACACAGCTTAACTTATCATACAACGACATCGATGCAGATTTATCAAATGTCACGCTAAACTCAGAAATTATATTTATGGACAATAATAATTTCAGAGGAGGGATCCCGCATATATCAGAAAATGTTGCCCTTTTGGATTTACATCAAAATTCTTTGGTTGGAACCATTTCTCCTCTGTTCTGCCACAAAATTGGTAAGCAAAACAATTTGGAttatttggacattcattccaaTCTTTTAACTGGAAAAATTCCTGATTGTTGGGAGTATTGGAAAGGCATTTCTTTCCTTTACCTGCAGAGTAATATGTTGACTGGTGAACTTCCTCCATCCATGGGGTCGTTGATCGATCTAGAAATATTGGATTTGCATGACAACAACTTGTCTGGTAATTTTTCATTGTTCCTGTCAGGCTTAACAAATTTGGAATTCATTAATATTGGAGGAAACAATTTCTCTGGAACTCTACCGGTGAAAATGCCACATGGTATGGAAGTTATGATATTAAGATCCAACCAGTTTGAAGGCAACATTCCACCACAGCTGTGCAATATCTCTTCACTTTTACAATTGGATCTTTCCCACAATAAACTTTCAGGGCCTATTCCCAAATGCATAAATAATATCCACGGCATGGGCGGAGCGGAAACAACAAGTCATTATCCCTTTGAGTTCAATTTGTATAATAAAGGGCAAGAGTTAGCATATCGTGACTACGGTTTGTTGAGAACTCTAGACCTTTCAGCTAACAGCTTAtcaggtgaaatccccacacaaGTTTTCAGTCTAGTTCAACTCCAGATATTGAACTTGTCTCGAAATCATTTGACAGGAAAGATAGCAAAAGAGATTGGAGACATGAAACATTTGGAATCTCTTGATCTTTCCAACAATGAACTGAATGGAGAAATTCCTACTACCATTTCAACTCTGTCTTTCTTGGAGTTCTTGAATCTGTCAAACAATTACCTTGTTGGACAAATCCCAGTTGGCACTCAGCTTCAGAGTTTTGATTTTTCCTGCTATGATGGGAATCCTGGACTCTGTGGAGCTCCTCTACCAATATGTTATAATGAGTCAAACCAACAAGGAGAACACAATGATATTGACAACGAGAACTCTTTTACACAGTCACTTTACTTTGGGATGGGTGTGGGATTTGCAGTCGGTTTCTGGAGTATTTGTGGTCCTCTATTCCTCATCAGGGCTTGGAGGCACACTTATTTTCGGTTCATTAGTCATGTTGTAAGTGCTTGGAAGCACACATACTTTCGGTTCATTAGTCATGTTGTAGGGTCTTCCAACTGA